AAAATCGACGCCTCACGAAAAAGCGGTGCCTTTCTGCCGCCCCATAAGCACCGCCACTACGGAGAAGCGCGCTTTCGTTGCCTGACGTCTCGCTGTGCCCTGTCGCTGACTCCAATGTAACTCACGATCTGTCCATTCCACCTCCGCGGACGCATTtctacaccaccaactcgATCAGTTTCCTTTTGCGCAACTCCTTTCCTGAAATCTATCTGATTGCGCCGCTCGCTTCAATCCCCACGGAATgccgcctcctcctcctccccctccgccGCCCGGAGGGATGGGAggccctcctccacctccaccccCAGGAAACCTGCCGAGCAGGCCGTCGAAAGGACAAGCAAAGGATCGGGTAGGGTTCATGGTGTTGATGGATGCGAATGGTTTTTGGAATTCGCACGCTCAGCTGCTGACATACTCAACCTCCTTAACAGGGCGCACTTCTTTCAGATATCAATAAGGGAACTCGCTTGAAAAAGACCGTCACCAATGACAGATCGGCGCCGGTACTTGGAGGGGGCTCAGGTGGGAACACAGGTGGTCCCCCTGTTGCTGGCGCTCCGCCGGTTCCTACTATGGGCAGGCCGCCAGCCGCACCACCTGTTCCCTCAGGTAACCGACTACGAAGTGGCAGCGAAGCTGGCTCAGGGGTTGACAGTGGCCCGAGCGCCCCGGCCGCTCAACTAGGTGGTCTCTTTGCGGGGGGTATGCCCAAGCTCCGCAGTCGAGGAGGAGTCGATACGGGAGCCAACAAACAAGATTCGCCGTACACGGACAGCTCGGCACCTAAGCCACCCGTTGCGTCCGCACCAAAGCCCCCAACAGTTCCTAGACCACCAGGCGCTCGCCCTCCCCCACCGCCGCCCTCTACTGAATCGTCTCCTGCTCCTAACCCATTGGTTGCCGCTCTTCGCAAACCGCCTCCGAGGCCGGCTTCCCGGCCATCGTCGACCGTGTCATCGAGGACCGCACCAGATACACCCCCGCCGCGCGCACCTCCTCCGCTGCCAGGGTCGTCAAagccaccacctcctccagtATCTTCAAGAAAACCTTCCGCACCcgctcctccacctcctccacctTTCTCCGGCCCGTCTGCGCCtactccgcctccgccggcAGCTCCGCGGccaccccctcctccccccgGCCCAGCACGATCGACCCCTCCACCTCCGCCGTCTGCACCATCGCAAAATGGAGTTGGTGGCGCTTCGATAGCCGTACAAGCAGCTCGAAACGCTCTTGGACACAAGGAATCAGCACCAGCGGCTCCGCCGCCCCCTCCTCCGGCCTCATCAGCACCCGCAGcgcctcctccgccaccCCCAATTTCCCCGCCGTCAGCTCCCCAGGCCTTACCACCGCCTCCGCGTGCTCCTCCACAAGAGACGAGTCCTTATACGCTTAGTAACGGCGGGCCGTCATCGGGTGCAGGCGGTGGACACGGAATTCTTGAGGTGGATGACAATCGGTTCAAGTTCCAAAGCGAAGGACTGTTCCCGAAGCCACGGCCATTCTCCCGAGAGGTACGGAGATACCGTGCAGGACGGGGAAGCAGCGTGCCTCTTGATCTGAGTGCTTTAAGTGGTTGAAAACGGTTTTTCTAGATTGCAGCTTCCGGTGGTCCACTTGTCGTTCTTTTGTAATTTGCATATATTGTTAATGAAAGTGCTTCTACTTTTACCCATTGGAAAATCCGATTGTAGTTTAAATGCTAGAACAAAGCTCTTGGGAATAGATAAGTCGATAAGGTGATATCATACACGTGACTGGGTAAGCTTCGGAGGTCGGGTTTATCCTCGGCGGAGCGACGAAACGAAGCGAAAACAGACacaacaacatcaacacGACAATATCCCCGAATCCAAGGCCGCGGCCAGATAATAAGACTGCCTCTTTGCCCTGACACATTCTCTACGCCGGCCGAACCTCAAAAAGCGGAAGAATTACGTGAAC
This Aspergillus chevalieri M1 DNA, chromosome 3, nearly complete sequence DNA region includes the following protein-coding sequences:
- a CDS encoding putative proline-rich, actin-associated protein Vrp1 (COG:S;~EggNog:ENOG410PQTF;~InterPro:IPR003124;~PFAM:PF02205;~go_function: GO:0003779 - actin binding [Evidence IEA]), which gives rise to MPPPPPPPPPPGGMGGPPPPPPPGNLPSRPSKGQAKDRGALLSDINKGTRLKKTVTNDRSAPVLGGGSGGNTGGPPVAGAPPVPTMGRPPAAPPVPSGNRLRSGSEAGSGVDSGPSAPAAQLGGLFAGGMPKLRSRGGVDTGANKQDSPYTDSSAPKPPVASAPKPPTVPRPPGARPPPPPPSTESSPAPNPLVAALRKPPPRPASRPSSTVSSRTAPDTPPPRAPPPLPGSSKPPPPPVSSRKPSAPAPPPPPPFSGPSAPTPPPPAAPRPPPPPPGPARSTPPPPPSAPSQNGVGGASIAVQAARNALGHKESAPAAPPPPPPASSAPAAPPPPPPISPPSAPQALPPPPRAPPQETSPYTLSNGGPSSGAGGGHGILEVDDNRFKFQSEGLFPKPRPFSREVRRYRAGRGSSVPLDLSALSG